The following are from one region of the Shinella sp. PSBB067 genome:
- a CDS encoding ABC transporter substrate-binding protein: MTRKIRVTSLGAALLLVSAGFVLAADLTRSDKIHEALPDNFKQAGVINAATATDYPPFEFLDENNALVGADIEISAALGTILGVNIVNNATEFSNIMPGLQSKRYDIGVSSIGDYAKRQETVDFIDYYRGGTSFLIKAGGKAPEKLEDICGTKVGALKGTASESQAEESSKACVDMGKPAIQVSAYPTQNDAVLALTSGRVDSVSGDGATNGYSAQQLGGQLSNVGFTVYNDRPYYGIAVPKNSPLYQPLFDAMAVLMESGKYKEILEKWGIVDGGIDKPLKNQAS; this comes from the coding sequence ATGACCAGGAAAATCAGGGTCACGTCGCTCGGCGCAGCGCTTCTTCTCGTATCGGCAGGTTTTGTGCTTGCAGCCGACCTCACCCGTTCGGACAAGATCCACGAAGCGCTTCCGGACAATTTCAAGCAGGCCGGCGTCATCAATGCCGCGACGGCGACGGACTACCCGCCGTTCGAATTCCTCGACGAGAACAACGCGCTGGTCGGGGCGGACATCGAAATCTCCGCCGCGCTCGGGACGATCCTGGGCGTGAATATCGTCAACAATGCCACTGAGTTCTCGAACATCATGCCGGGCCTGCAGTCGAAGCGCTACGACATCGGCGTCTCGTCGATCGGCGACTACGCCAAGCGCCAGGAGACGGTCGATTTCATCGACTACTACCGCGGCGGCACGTCCTTCCTCATCAAGGCAGGCGGCAAGGCTCCGGAAAAGCTGGAAGACATCTGCGGCACGAAGGTCGGCGCGCTGAAGGGCACGGCATCGGAAAGCCAGGCCGAAGAGAGCAGCAAGGCCTGCGTCGACATGGGCAAGCCGGCAATCCAGGTCAGCGCCTACCCGACGCAGAACGATGCCGTTCTGGCGCTGACTTCCGGCCGCGTCGATTCCGTTTCGGGCGACGGCGCGACCAATGGCTACTCGGCGCAGCAGCTCGGCGGGCAGCTCAGCAATGTCGGCTTCACGGTCTATAACGACCGGCCCTACTACGGCATCGCCGTGCCGAAGAACTCGCCGCTCTACCAGCCGCTCTTCGACGCGATGGCCGTCCTCATGGAAAGCGGCAAATACAAGGAAATCCTCGAGAAGTGGGGCATCGTCGACGGCGGGATCGACAAGCCGCTGAAAAACCAGGCTTCCTGA
- a CDS encoding N-acyl homoserine lactonase family protein: MKDPHQYKVYAIRYGHFERRSPENFLGGDTHDVPMPLDYFVWAIVGQERTFIVDTGFDKPTGDRRGRSVVRPVDEGLAMLGIDHRAVSDVIISHMHYDHCGNHHLFPNATFHLQDAEMEFATGRCMCHHAMRHPFEAEDVTKMVRRVFDGKVCFHDPESEIAPGITLHKVGGHSRGLQVVRVETENGALVLASDAAHFYANMEKEKPFPVFDRLSDVIMGVERMRRLASAPRLIVPGHDPLILQRFAGDTERPGIVDLTLPL, translated from the coding sequence ATGAAGGACCCGCACCAGTACAAGGTCTATGCCATCCGCTACGGGCATTTCGAGCGGCGCTCGCCGGAGAACTTTCTCGGCGGGGATACCCACGACGTACCGATGCCGCTCGACTATTTCGTCTGGGCGATCGTCGGTCAGGAGCGCACCTTCATCGTCGATACGGGTTTCGACAAGCCGACGGGCGACAGGCGCGGCCGCTCCGTCGTGCGCCCGGTCGACGAGGGGCTGGCAATGCTCGGCATCGATCATAGGGCGGTCTCCGACGTCATCATCTCGCACATGCACTACGATCATTGCGGGAACCACCACCTCTTCCCGAACGCGACCTTCCATCTCCAGGACGCGGAGATGGAGTTCGCCACGGGACGCTGCATGTGCCACCACGCGATGCGCCATCCCTTCGAGGCGGAAGACGTGACGAAAATGGTCCGCCGCGTCTTCGACGGCAAGGTCTGCTTCCACGATCCGGAATCCGAGATCGCACCGGGCATCACCCTTCACAAGGTCGGCGGCCATTCCCGCGGCCTTCAGGTCGTACGCGTCGAGACGGAAAACGGCGCGCTGGTCCTGGCGTCCGATGCGGCGCATTTCTATGCGAACATGGAGAAGGAAAAGCCGTTCCCCGTTTTCGACCGCCTGAGCGACGTGATCATGGGCGTCGAGCGCATGAGGAGGCTCGCAAGCGCTCCCCGGCTCATCGTCCCCGGGCATGACCCCCTGATCCTGCAGCGGTTTGCCGGCGACACCGAGAGACCCGGGATCGTCGATTTGACCCTGCCTCTGTGA
- a CDS encoding amino acid ABC transporter permease: MTDHQDDIVPARYPGRWIAALICIAIAGFIVASMLQNPGYQWPVVLKYMTAATILKGFAWTIGLTAAAMTIGIVLGIIAALMRQSANPVLATVAALYIWLFRGVPLLVQLIFWYNLAALYPTIDIGLPVFGSILSIPTNDIITPLAAALLGLGLNEGAYMAEIVRGGLISVDPGQREAAQSLGMSPAHTLRRIIIPQALRVIVPPTGNEVIGMLKATSLVSVLSISDLLYSVQGIYGRTLQTIPLLIVASIWYLAAATILTSIQRMIEKHYGRGHRSNQPDALFGLLRARRKETT, from the coding sequence ATGACAGACCATCAGGATGACATTGTCCCGGCCCGGTATCCCGGCCGCTGGATCGCGGCGCTGATCTGCATCGCCATCGCAGGCTTCATCGTCGCCTCCATGCTGCAGAACCCGGGTTATCAGTGGCCTGTCGTGCTGAAGTACATGACGGCCGCGACGATCCTGAAAGGGTTTGCCTGGACCATCGGCCTGACGGCCGCCGCGATGACGATCGGCATCGTGCTCGGGATCATCGCCGCCTTGATGCGCCAGTCCGCGAACCCGGTGCTGGCGACCGTGGCCGCGCTCTACATCTGGCTCTTCCGGGGCGTTCCGCTGCTGGTCCAGTTGATCTTCTGGTACAATCTCGCCGCGCTCTACCCCACCATCGACATCGGCCTGCCGGTCTTCGGGTCGATTCTCAGCATTCCGACGAACGACATCATCACGCCGCTGGCCGCCGCGCTGTTGGGCCTCGGGCTCAACGAAGGGGCCTATATGGCGGAAATCGTGCGCGGCGGTCTTATTTCGGTCGATCCGGGGCAGCGCGAGGCGGCACAATCGCTTGGAATGTCGCCCGCCCACACGCTGCGCCGTATCATCATTCCCCAGGCGCTGCGCGTCATCGTTCCGCCGACCGGGAACGAGGTCATCGGCATGCTGAAGGCGACCTCGCTGGTCAGCGTGCTGTCGATCTCGGACCTGCTCTATTCCGTGCAGGGCATCTATGGCCGGACGCTGCAGACCATTCCGCTGCTGATCGTCGCATCGATCTGGTATCTCGCGGCGGCGACGATCCTGACCTCCATCCAGAGGATGATCGAGAAGCACTACGGTCGTGGCCACCGCTCCAACCAGCCGGATGCGCTGTTCGGCCTCCTGCGCGCCAGAAGAAAGGAGACGACGTGA
- a CDS encoding amino acid ABC transporter ATP-binding protein, translated as MVRIENVHKRYGTLEVLSGINLVVDPGKVCCLIGPSGAGKSTLIRCINYLEKVQKGRIYVNGQLVGYREHNGRLYELHDRQASATRADTAMVFQHFNLFPHMSVLENITEAPIHVKKEPRAKAEAHARELLERVGLSGKEGAYPQQLSGGQKQRVAIARALAVRPRLLLFDEPTSALDPELVDEVLEVMISLASEGQTMVVVTHEMEFARDVADTVVFMDRGQIVEAGAPDVVLSNPLQERTRAFIARVNRNRERA; from the coding sequence ATGGTCCGCATCGAGAACGTCCACAAGCGCTACGGCACCCTGGAGGTGCTGAGCGGCATAAACCTCGTCGTCGATCCCGGAAAGGTCTGCTGCCTGATCGGCCCGTCGGGCGCGGGCAAGAGCACGCTGATCCGGTGCATCAACTATCTGGAAAAGGTCCAGAAGGGCCGCATCTACGTGAACGGGCAACTGGTCGGTTACCGCGAGCATAACGGAAGGCTGTATGAGCTGCACGACCGCCAGGCCTCGGCCACGCGCGCCGATACCGCGATGGTTTTCCAGCATTTCAATCTCTTTCCGCACATGTCCGTCCTGGAGAACATCACGGAAGCGCCGATCCATGTGAAGAAGGAGCCGCGCGCGAAGGCCGAGGCGCATGCGCGCGAGCTGCTCGAACGCGTCGGCCTTTCCGGCAAGGAAGGAGCCTATCCGCAGCAGCTCTCCGGCGGGCAGAAGCAGCGCGTGGCGATTGCCCGCGCACTCGCCGTTCGTCCGCGCCTTCTGCTTTTCGACGAGCCGACGTCCGCACTCGACCCGGAGCTCGTCGACGAGGTGCTCGAGGTCATGATCTCACTTGCAAGCGAGGGCCAGACAATGGTCGTCGTGACCCATGAAATGGAATTCGCGCGCGACGTCGCCGATACCGTGGTCTTCATGGACCGCGGCCAGATCGTCGAGGCCGGCGCGCCCGACGTGGTGCTTTCCAATCCGCTGCAGGAGCGCACACGCGCCTTCATCGCCCGCGTCAATCGCAATCGGGAAAGGGCATGA
- a CDS encoding aldehyde dehydrogenase, protein MSKSFNPDDVSPTIGHYIGGAYAPADGVIDVTRPSDGKVAAACPVADAGMVDRAVQTAKAALKTSNWGGIRPRERSKVLQRWADLIEAEAGTLAMLEAAYSTRPVGQLGQGDIAITAEQIRFFAEFADKEDGTVVPTDDASFGMILTEPYGVVGAITPWNFPINMAGWKIGPALAAGNAVVLKPSEMTPFSTLYMAELATRAGLPDGLLNIVLGDGETTGNAITGHPDIAKVSFTGSTAAGSAIMANIARTGVKPMTLELGGKSPQIVFADADLEGAASAIANGILSNAGQACVAGSRLIVERTIAERLGDAIASHMRAVTPGPTWDAASKYSPIISQRQIERIDRIVKAAIAGGGECMLGGGRLEQAGYFYAPTLLSSIGSSSPAIVEEIFGPVLTMQTFDTEEEAVALADHPQYGLAAGLYTKDLSRALRLSRSLQAGTVWINRYNRSRDHILPTGGYKKSGFGKDLGRDAYLANRKSKSVLIALQ, encoded by the coding sequence GAGTTTCAATCCGGACGACGTGTCGCCGACAATCGGGCATTATATCGGAGGCGCCTATGCGCCCGCCGACGGGGTCATCGACGTCACGCGGCCCTCCGACGGCAAGGTGGCCGCCGCCTGTCCGGTCGCGGATGCCGGTATGGTCGACAGGGCCGTCCAGACGGCGAAGGCGGCGCTCAAGACCTCCAACTGGGGCGGCATCCGGCCGCGCGAGCGATCGAAGGTCCTACAGCGCTGGGCCGACCTGATCGAGGCGGAGGCCGGGACGCTGGCCATGCTGGAAGCGGCCTATTCGACGCGCCCGGTCGGGCAGCTCGGGCAGGGGGACATTGCGATCACCGCGGAGCAGATCCGTTTCTTCGCGGAGTTCGCCGACAAGGAAGACGGTACGGTCGTGCCGACCGACGATGCCAGCTTCGGCATGATCCTCACGGAACCCTATGGCGTCGTCGGCGCCATCACGCCCTGGAATTTTCCGATCAACATGGCGGGGTGGAAGATCGGCCCGGCTCTGGCGGCCGGCAATGCCGTCGTGCTGAAGCCGTCGGAAATGACACCGTTCTCCACGCTCTACATGGCGGAACTCGCCACACGGGCCGGCCTGCCCGACGGCCTCCTCAACATCGTGCTCGGGGACGGCGAGACGACGGGCAACGCCATCACCGGGCATCCCGACATCGCGAAAGTGAGTTTTACGGGATCCACCGCAGCCGGATCGGCGATCATGGCCAATATCGCCCGAACCGGCGTCAAGCCGATGACGCTGGAGCTTGGCGGAAAGAGCCCGCAGATCGTGTTTGCCGACGCCGATCTCGAAGGGGCCGCATCCGCGATCGCCAACGGCATTCTCAGCAATGCCGGGCAGGCCTGCGTCGCCGGCTCGCGCCTGATCGTGGAACGGACGATCGCGGAGCGCCTCGGCGATGCGATCGCCTCGCATATGCGGGCGGTGACGCCCGGCCCCACATGGGACGCGGCATCGAAGTACTCCCCCATAATCTCGCAGCGACAGATCGAGCGGATCGACCGTATCGTCAAGGCAGCCATTGCCGGTGGCGGCGAGTGCATGCTCGGCGGCGGCAGGCTGGAGCAAGCCGGCTATTTCTATGCGCCGACCCTGCTCTCCAGCATCGGTTCCTCGTCACCGGCGATCGTCGAGGAAATCTTCGGCCCCGTGCTGACGATGCAGACCTTCGACACCGAGGAAGAGGCGGTGGCCCTCGCCGATCATCCGCAATATGGCCTTGCGGCGGGCCTCTATACGAAGGACCTGTCGCGGGCGCTGCGGCTGAGCCGGTCGCTGCAGGCCGGCACCGTCTGGATCAACCGCTACAATCGCTCGCGCGACCATATTCTGCCGACCGGAGGCTACAAGAAGTCGGGGTTCGGCAAGGATCTCGGTCGCGATGCCTACCTCGCCAACCGGAAAAGCAAGAGCGTTCTCATCGCTCTCCAATAG
- a CDS encoding aspartate aminotransferase family protein gives MFHLSPALQQATPLEVSRAKGCEVFDQNGDAYLDMTSGIGVTATGHCHPRVVAAAQAQLGQMMHGQYGIFRHDKLQPLMDRLGRTMPRGLDAFFFANSGAEAVEAAVRLARNHTNRQNVIVFQNGFHGRTLGSAALTTSGARFRSARSGALPPGVVIAPFPHPYRYGWDQETADAFCLSELDHILATVTSPEDTAAILVEPVQGEAGYMPGSTAFFSGLRERASRHGIVLIADEVQCGAARTGRFWACEHFGLEPDILVFAKGIASGLPLSGIAARSEIMASALPGSQGGTYSANVVACAAAIATLDVIEEEGLVTRAAEMGRRLRTGLEAAGQRYQAIGEVRGLGLMQATEFSGRDRAPAPELAQAVRAAALKRNMILLTCGPYGHIIRMIPPLVITEGEIDRAILIWDECLADVLN, from the coding sequence ATGTTTCATCTTTCCCCGGCTCTTCAGCAGGCCACGCCGCTCGAGGTGTCACGCGCGAAAGGGTGCGAGGTCTTCGACCAGAACGGGGATGCCTATCTCGACATGACGTCCGGCATCGGCGTCACCGCGACGGGACACTGCCATCCCAGGGTGGTCGCCGCGGCGCAGGCGCAGCTCGGCCAGATGATGCACGGCCAGTACGGCATCTTCCGCCATGACAAGCTCCAACCCCTCATGGACAGGCTCGGCAGGACGATGCCGCGGGGCCTGGACGCCTTCTTCTTCGCCAATTCCGGCGCGGAAGCCGTCGAAGCGGCCGTCCGTCTCGCGCGCAACCATACGAACCGGCAGAATGTCATCGTCTTCCAGAACGGATTCCACGGCCGCACGCTCGGTTCGGCCGCGCTGACGACATCGGGCGCGCGGTTCCGCTCGGCCCGCTCTGGCGCGCTTCCGCCCGGCGTCGTCATCGCGCCGTTCCCGCATCCCTACCGGTACGGCTGGGATCAGGAGACGGCGGACGCCTTCTGCCTCAGCGAGCTCGACCATATCCTCGCGACTGTGACCTCGCCGGAGGATACGGCGGCCATTCTCGTCGAACCCGTCCAGGGCGAGGCCGGCTACATGCCCGGATCGACGGCATTCTTCTCCGGTCTCAGGGAGCGCGCCAGCCGCCACGGCATCGTGCTCATCGCGGACGAGGTGCAGTGCGGCGCGGCCCGCACCGGCCGGTTCTGGGCCTGCGAGCATTTCGGCCTGGAGCCGGACATCCTCGTCTTCGCCAAGGGGATCGCAAGCGGCCTGCCGCTGTCGGGCATCGCCGCGCGGAGCGAGATCATGGCGTCCGCCCTGCCGGGCTCGCAGGGCGGAACCTATTCCGCGAATGTCGTCGCCTGCGCCGCCGCGATCGCCACGCTCGACGTCATCGAGGAGGAGGGTCTCGTCACGCGCGCCGCCGAGATGGGGCGCCGTCTGCGGACGGGGCTGGAGGCCGCGGGCCAGCGTTACCAGGCGATCGGCGAAGTCCGCGGCCTCGGCCTGATGCAGGCGACGGAGTTCTCCGGACGAGACCGCGCGCCCGCGCCCGAACTGGCCCAGGCGGTCCGGGCCGCCGCGCTCAAGCGGAACATGATCCTTCTGACCTGTGGCCCGTATGGCCACATCATCCGCATGATCCCCCCGCTCGTCATTACCGAGGGCGAGATCGACCGGGCCATCCTGATATGGGACGAATGTCTCGCCGACGTGTTGAACTGA